From Nicotiana tabacum cultivar K326 chromosome 22, ASM71507v2, whole genome shotgun sequence, one genomic window encodes:
- the LOC107787436 gene encoding pleckstrin homology domain-containing protein 1, with the protein MESLFRSVTGANPNPSDYEEIEFWSNPERTGWLTKQGEYIRTWRRRWFILKQGKLLWFKDPSSVTRAAIPRGVVSVAECLTVKGAEDVINKPFAFELSTSRDTMYFIADSEKEKEEWINSIGRSIVQHSRSVTDSETL; encoded by the exons ATGGAGAGTCTATTTCGATCAGTGACCGGCGCGAACCCTAATCCCTCAGATTACGAGGAAATCGAATTCTGGTCAAACCCTGAGCGAACCGGGTGGCTCACGAAGCAAGGCGAATACATCAGGACCTGGCGCCGTCGATGGTTCATTCTTAAACAAGGCAAGCTTCTCTGGTTCAAAGACCCTTCGTCCGTCACACGCGCCGCCATTCCGCGTGGAGTGGTTTCAGTTGCCGAGTGCCTCACTGTTAAAGGCGCTGAAGATGTAATCAATAAGCCTTTTGCCTTTGAGCTCTCCACTAGTCGTGATACTATGTACTTCATCGCCGATTCTGAGAAGGAGAAAGAGGAATGGATTAATTCCATTGGCCGATCGATTGTTCAGCACTCGCGGTCTGTtaccgattccgag ACTCTTTAG
- the LOC107787434 gene encoding pentatricopeptide repeat-containing protein At2g29760, chloroplastic-like, with protein MATPYTQVFPLPRHQHFPKPNPNSITVTNDRYLANHPLVLLINKCHSIKQLKQIHARMLRVELFFDPFSASKLIEASALSHFCSLDYAQKVFDQIPQPNLFSWNTLIRAYSSRQDPIQSLLIFVNMLCEGRDFPSKFTYPFVIKASTKLKAFRFGKALHGMVVKGGFGLDLFVLNSLIHFYADCGCLGTAYLVFENMQTRDVVSWNTMILGFAEKGYSNEGLKLFHRMVDENVKPNDVTMMALLSACGNKLDLKFGRWVHAFIERNGIRESLNLDNALLDMYMKCGSVKDAERLFDKMGEKDIVSWTTMLVGYARVGNFDAARSVLNTMPSQDIAAWNALISAYEQSGKPKEALAVFNELQLIKKAKPDEVTLVCTLSACAQLGAIDLGGWLHVYIKKQVIKLNCHLTTALIDMYSKCGDVEKALEVFHSVNVRDVFVWSAMIAGLAMHGRGKDAISLFLKMHENKVKPNSVTLTNVLCASSHSGLVEEGRAIFNQMETVYGIVPGVKHYACLVDILGRAGELEEAVELIKNMPVTPSPSVWGALLGACRLHGNLELAERACNQLVELEPENHGAYVLLSNIYAKSGKWDEVSMLRKLMSECGLKKEPGCSSIEVNGIVHEFLVGDNTHPLSQKIYAKLDEIAARLKSVGYVSNKSQVLQLIEEEDMQEQALNLHSEKLAMAFGLISAAPSQPIRIVKNLRVCGDCHAVAKLLSKLYDREILLRDRYRFHHFKEGNCSCKDYW; from the coding sequence ATGGCGACTCCATACACCCAAGTCTTTCCCCTTCCACGTCACCAACACTTTCCAAAACCGAACCCAAATTCGATAACGGTCACCAACGACCGTTACTTGGCAAATCATCCACTGGTCTTACTCATTAATAAATGTCACAGCATCAAGCAGCTCAAACAAATTCATGCCCGCATGCTCCGAGTTGAGCTCTTCTTCGACCCATTTTCAGCTAGCAAGTTAATCGAAGCCTCTGCTCTATCGCATTTCTGTAGTCTCGATTATGCCCAGAAAGTGTTTGATCAAATTCCTCAACCAAATCTCTTCTCTTGGAATACGCTTATTCGTGCCTATTCTTCTAGGCAGGACCCCATTCAAAGTCTCTTAATATTTGTTAATATGCTTTGTGAGGGTCGTGACTTTCCCAGTAAATTTACTTACCCATTTGTGATCAAAGCATCTACCAAGTTGAAAGCTTTTCGATTCGGGAAAGCACTTCATGGGATGGTAGTTAAGGGGGGATTTGGTCTTGATCTATTTGTGCTTAATTCATTGATTCATTTTTATGCTGATTGTGGTTGTTTGGGCACGGCTTACTTGGTTTTTGAGAATATGCAGACAAGGGATGTTGTTTCTTGGAATACAATGATATTGGGTTTTGCTGAAAAGGGTTATTCCAATGAGGGGTTGAAGTTGTTTCATAGGATGGTGGATGAGAATGTGAAACCTAATGATGTGACAATGATGGCACTTTTGTCTGCTTGTGGTAATAAGTTGGATTTGAAGTTTGGTAGATGGGTACACGCGTTTATTGAGAGGAACGGGATTAGGGAGAGCTTAAATTTAGATAATGCACTTCTTGATATGTATATGAAATGTGGGAGCGTTAAGGATGCTGAGAGATTGTTTGACAAGATGGGGGAGAAGGATATTGTTTCTTGGACAACAATGCTTGTTGGGTATGCAAGAGTGGGAAATTTTGATGCAGCAAGAAGTGTTTTAAATACCATGCCTAGCCAAGATATTGCTGCTTGGAATGCTCTTATCTCAGCTTACGAACAGAGTGGTAAACCAAAGGAGGCTTTGGCTGTTTTCAACGAGTTGCAGCTCATCAAGAAGGCAAAACCTGATGAGGTAACTCTTGTGTGTACCCTATCTGCGTGTGCTCAGTTGGGTGCAATTGATTTAGGTGGATGGCTCCATGTGTATATAAAGAAGCAAGTAATAAAATTAAATTGTCACCTCACTACTGCACTGATCGACATGTACTCCAAGTGCGGGGACGTGGAGAAAGCACTCGAGGTGTTCCATTCAGTCAATGTGAGAGATGTGTTTGTGTGGAGTGCTATGATTGCTGGCTTGGCAATGCATGGGCGTGGCAAGGATGCGATAAGTTTGTTCTtgaaaatgcatgaaaataaggtCAAGCCTAATTCTGTTACACTCACAAATGTATTATGTGCTTCCAGCCATTCAGGGTTGGTGGAGGAGGGGCGAGCAATTTTTAACCAGATGGAGACTGTTTATGGGATTGTGCCTGGTGTAAAGCATTATGCTTGCCTAGTTGATATACTTGGCCGTGCAGGTGAATTGGAAGAAGCTGTGGAGCTGATAAAGAATATGCCAGTAACCCCTAGTCCATCAGTTTGGGGTGCTCTGCTTGGGGCATGTAGATTACACGGCAATCTTGAACTAGCTGAACGGGCTTGTAATCAATTAGTTGAGTTGGAACCTGAAAATCATGGTGCCTATGTACTTTTATCCAATATTTATGCAAAATCAGGGAAATGGGACGAGGTTTCTATGTTAAGGAAGCTTATGAGTGAATGTGGATTGAAGAAAGAACCAGGTTGTAGCTCAATTGAGGTCAATGGTATTGTTCACGAGTTTCTGGTGGGAGATAATACTCACCCTCTGTCACAGAAAATCTATGCAAAATTGGATGAGATTGCAGCTAGACTGAAGTCTGTAGGTTACGTTTCCAACAAGTCTCAAGTACTGCAacttattgaagaagaagatatGCAGGAGCAAGCCCTAAATCTTCACAGTGAGAAGCTAGCTATGGCATTTGGACTTATCAGTGCGGCTCCATCTCAACCAATTCGTATCGTGAAGAATCTACGTGTTTGTGGGGACTGCCACGCTGTTGCGAAGCTTCTCTCCAAGCTTTATGATCGAGAAATACTATTGAGGGATCGCTACCGATTCCATCATTTTAAAGAGGGGAATTGCTCATGTAAGGACTACTGGTGA
- the LOC107787433 gene encoding putative receptor-like protein kinase At3g47110 has product MELQTSLVRLSSLFFLSFHAILFMFLYLTFPQYVSAGILGNQSDKLALLEFKSKIIEDPQELMDSWNATLNVCKWPGVTCGHKHQRVISLNLNGHRLAGSISPSIGNLSFLRILDISDNSFHGVIPSEIGQLIRLQTLNLSFNFIGGEIPFSLSRYCVNIVNLILDHNSIEGHIPDEVGSLTKLEMLYLKNNNLTGNVPSSIGNLTSLRELYISYNDLVGELPDTMANMRSFTILGASVNTLSGEFPPALYNLSSLILLSLSFNKFRGSLRPDIGLAFPNLQNLYLANNYFTGSIPASLSNCSDLLRLDIPTNNFTGNIPLSFGNLKNLLWLNVHSNQLGSGALDDLNFINSLTNCRKLEFLDIADNKFGAILPYSITNLSTTLTKLLIGNNRISGTIPREISNLVNLDVLNIKGTLIKGSIPDSIGMLSNLKNLRMDSNQLTGNIPSSLGNITGLLRIYLQNNSLEGIIPSSLGNCTSLQTLDISQNRLIGSISKQVVGLSSFSVLLNMSYNSLSGPLPVEIGNLTNLAALDISNNKLSGEIPHTLGSCSSLEVLFMQGNLFEGTIPPLNNLKNILYLDLSRNNLSGDIPKSIAQHFSLQNLNLSFNHLDGEVPLQGVFADASRVQIMGNINLCGGIKELHLHPCLTQGNKRPKKHIALIIVLTLGTIAACLTSLLLLLFCCKQKVKQRPSSTSSVGEGYTRVSYEDLLKATGGFSSNNLIGSGSFGSVYRGSLSQEGTIIAVKVLKLDKRGASKSFLAECEALRNVRHRNLVRILTVCSSVNFDGNEFKALVYPFMENGSLDEWLHRKEGEMLQKRLSILHRLNITIDVASALQYLHTQCHTPIVHCDLKPSNVLLDSDLTALVSDFGLARFLSDSGQDADVNQFSSVRIKGTIGYAAPEYGMGGQVSSQGDIYSFGVLLLEIFTGRRPTSELFEENENLHSFVKHALPGQVMHVVDQTALYDKEPADLMDILSCRSDFTSEFVECLVSILTTGVACSEEAPLARMNMGRVILDLISIRDKLSKILVHSKKVNSSRKGE; this is encoded by the exons ATGGAGCTTCAAACTAGTCTTGTTCGTTTAAGCTCTCTCTTCTTTCTGTCATTCCATGCTATTCTCTTCATGTTTCTATACTTAACTTTTCCACAGTATGTGTCAGCAGGCATACTTGGGAATCAGTCAGACAAACTTGCATTGCTTGAATTTAAGTCCAAAATAATTGAAGATCCTCAAGAACTCATGGATTCTTGGAATGCCACTCTCAATGTCTGTAAGTGGCCTGGTGTTACATGTGGCCATAAACATCAAAGGGTCATTTCTTTAAATCTCAATGGCCATAGATTGGCTGGCAGTATATCACCTAGCATTGGCAATCTTTCATTTCTCCGAATTCTTGATATCTCAGACAACTCCTTCCATGGTGTAATCCCATCAGAAATTGGCCAATTGATCAGACTTCAAACCTTAAACTTAAGCTTCAACTTCATTGGAGGTGAAATTCCATTTTCCCTGTCTCGTTACTGCGTTAACATTGTTAACCTTATCCTAGACCATAATAGCATTGAAGGACACATTCCTGATGAAGTTGGTTCATTGACAAAGCTGGAAATGTTATACCTCAAGAATAACAATCTCACAGGAAATGTTCCATCTTCTATTGGAAATCTTACATCTCTGAGGGAGCTTTACATTTCCTACAATGACTTGGTAGGTGAATTACCTGATACAATGGCCAATATGAGAAGCTTTACAATTCTTGGTGCATCAGTCAACACTCTGTCTGGAGAGTTTCCCCCTGCTCTTTATAACCTTTCATCTCTTATACTCTTAAGCTTGTCATTTAACAAGTTTAGAGGTAGTCTTAGACCAGATATTGGCCTTGCCTTCCCAAATCTTCAGAATCTGTATTTGGCCAACAATTACTTCACTGGTTCAATACCAGCTTCATTGTCCAATTGTTCAGATCTTCTGCGGCTTGATATTCCTACGAACAATTTCACGGGAAATATACCGTTGAGTTTTGGCAACCTAAAGAATCTGCTCTGGCTTAATGTTCACAGTAACCAGCTTGGAAGTGGTGCACTTGATGATCTAAATTTCATAAATTCTTTAACCAATTGCAGAAAGCTTGAGTTCCTGGACATTGCTGACAACAAATTTGGAGCTATTTTGCCTTACTCTATAACTAATCTCTCGACAACGTTGACAAAGCTACTGATAGGGAACAACAGGATAAGTGGAACCATACCTAGAGAAATCTCCAACCTTGTCAATTTGGATGTGCTTAACATCAAAGGAACTCTTATCAAAGGTAGCATTCCTGATTCTATTGGAATGTTGTCAAACTTAAAAAATCTCCGCATGGATTCAAATCAGTTGACAGGAAATATCCCCTCTTCCTTGGGAAACATCACAGGATTGCTGCGCATTTATTTGCAGAACAATAGCTTGGAAGGAATCATACCTTCAAGTTTAGGAAATTGTACATCTCTCCAAACCTTAGACATTTCCCAGAATAGACTTATTGGTAGTATATCAAAACAAGTCGTAGGACTCTCCTCCTTTTCGGTACTCCTTAACATGTCTTATAACTCTCTGAGTGGTCCCTTGCCTGTCGAAATAGGTAATCTGACCAATCTTGCTGCACTTGACATATCAAACAACAAATTGTCTGGTGAAATTCCACACACACTGGGGAGTTGTTCATCCCTTGAAGTACTCTTCATGCAAGGAAACCTCTTTGAAGGAACGATTCCTCCTCTGAATAATTTGAAAAACATTCTGTATCTTGATCTTTCGCGTAATAACTTGTCAGGAGACATTCCCAAGAGTATTGCCCAGCATTTCTCTTTACAGAATCTCAATTTGTCATTTAACCACCTTGATGGAGAGGTGCCGCTTCAAGGTGTTTTTGCTGATGCAAGTAGAGTTCAGATTATGGGAAATATAAATCTTTGTGGGGGAATCAAAGAGCTGCATCTGCATCCATGTCTCACGCAAGGAAATAAAAGACCGAAGAAGCACATTGCCCTCATTATAGTACTGACTCTTGGTACTATTGCTGCATGCTTAACTTCATTGCTGCTACTTTTATTTTGCTGCAAGCAAAAAGTGAAGCAGAGGCCTAGCTCAACATCTTCTGTTGGGGAAGGATACACAAGAGTTTCCTATGAGGATCTCTTAAAAGCAACTGGTGGGTTCTCTTCAAACAACTTGATAGGATCAGGAAGTTTTGGCTCTGTATATAGAGGAAGTCTTTCTCAAGAAGGAACAATTATTGCAGTAAAGGTACTCAAACTTGACAAAAGGGGTGCTTCGAAAAGCTTTTTAGCTGAATGCGAAGCCTTGAGGAACGTAAGGCACAGGAACCTGGTGAGGATCTTAACTGTTTGCTCCAGTGTTAATTTTGATGGAAATGAATTCAAAGCTCTGGTTTATCCATTTATGGAAAATGGGAGCCTAGACGAGTGGTTACACCGGAAGGAGGGAGAGATGCTGCAGAAGAGATTGAGTATCTTACACAGATTAAACATCACAATAGATGTGGCTTCAGCATTGCAGTATCTTCACACACAATGTCATACACCTATAGTTCACTGTGATCTTAAGCCAAGCAATGTTCTTCTGGACAGTGATCTGACTGCTCTTGTGAGCGATTTTGGTTTGGCAAGATTCCTGTCTGACTCAGGTCAAGATGCTGATGTAAATCAGTTCAGCTCTGTTAGGATTAAAGGCACAATAGGTTATGCTGCTCCAG AATATGGCATGGGTGGTCAAGTATCAAGTCAAGGAGATATCTACAGCTTTGGGGTTCTTTTATTGGAGATTTTCACGGGGAGAAGACCAACCAGTGAACTATTTgaggagaatgaaaatcttcacagCTTTGTTAAGCATGCATTGCCTGGTCAAGTGATGCATGTTGTGGATCAAACTGCTTTATATGACAAAGAACCAGCGGATCTTATGGATATACTCAGCTGCAGAAGTGACTTCACAAGTGAATTTGTTGAATGCTTGGTTTCTATTCTTACCACTGGAGTTGCTTGTTCAGAGGAAGCTCCACTAGCCAGAATGAACATGGGGCGGGTTATTTTGGATCTCATTTCCATCAGAGACAAATTAAGCAAAATTTTAGTTCATTCAAAGAAAGTGAACAGCTCAAGAAAAGGTGAATAG